A single region of the Cucumis melo cultivar AY chromosome 3, USDA_Cmelo_AY_1.0, whole genome shotgun sequence genome encodes:
- the LOC127148636 gene encoding RING-H2 finger protein ATL74: MTMESNHHRPRSHRLLLDADTTAAPSNGSRTRNSYNNEANFDTNMVIILAALLCALICALGLNSIVRCALRCSRRFAFETGGGTASRLTASGLKKSALRQIPVAVYGSETGLEIRETDCPICLGDFIAGEKIKVLPKCNHGFHVRCIDTWLASHSSCPTCRQSLLEQQSVSESAGAEAGNRPAGNSSASGQGEISITVDEIT, from the coding sequence ATGACGATGGAGTCCAATCACCACCGTCCGCGCTCTCACCGCCTCCTCCTCGACGCCGACACGACGGCAGCACCGTCCAACGGAAGCAGAACGCGAAATTCATATAACAACGAAGCCAATTTCGATACAAACATGGTGATAATTCTTGCCGCTTTACTCTGCGCACTGATTTGCGCTCTAGGATTGAACTCAATCGTCCGGTGCGCCCTCCGGTGCAGCCGACGGTTCGCCTTCGAAACAGGCGGCGGCACAGCCTCGCGTCTCACTGCTTCAGGGCTAAAGAAAAGCGCATTACGCCAAATTCCGGTCGCGGTATACGGCTCGGAAACAGGCCTAGAGATCCGAGAAACGGATTGCCCTATCTGCCTAGGAGATTTCATCGCCGGCGAGAAAATCAAAGTACTCCCCAAATGTAACCACGGATTTCACGTTCGATGTATCGATACCTGGTTAGCTTCCCACTCGTCGTGTCCGACATGTCGTCAATCACTGCTGGAACAACAGTCGGTTTCTGAATCGGCGGGAGCAGAGGCCGGTAACCGACCCGCCGGAAATTCATCGGCTAGCGGGCAAGGTGAGATCTCGATAACAGTAGATGAAATTACCTGA